The Campylobacter concisus genome has a window encoding:
- a CDS encoding retention module-containing protein encodes MATQVGVIKQVSGTVVAVDANGKERILTAGDAIFFGEIVKTIGNNSNAVIAMDGGKDVSILANDTVLIDQNILNIQNPNINTIADVNDLQKAILAGKDLTQLEETAAGGGDTGSGDGVSLGEARFAEGGHESNIYAYGRNINDTHYAFATPINSVGGANSDNSNIKDVIVLDTFVSLSVELKTAEGNDHIITEKELHDGKDGEKIVGELVVGKDIVVDMTNDKIAISVDGRKIGDAKITEDLGNGKYKYELTNIRTEEFTDGTSNKPNGKIEAVYNAVDKQGNHKDVTANNIYEVEFSGPKQEDDPSKPTTNENGVYISVELKTAEGNDHIITEKELHDGKDGEKIVGELVVGKDIVVDMTNDKIAISVDGRKIGDAKITEDLGNGKYKYELTNIRTEEFTDGTSNKPNGKIEAVYNAVDKQGNHKDVTANNIYEVEFSGPKQEDDPSKPTTNENGVYISVELKTAEGNDHIITEKELHDGKDGEKIVGELVVGKDIVVDMTNDKIAISVDGRKIGDAKITEDLGNGKYKYELTNIRTEEFTDGTSNKPNGKIEAVYNAVDKQGNHKDVTANNIYEVEFSGPKQEDDPSKPTTNENGVYISVELKTAEGNDHIITEKELHDGKDGEKIVGELVVGKDIVVDMTNDKIAISVDGRKIGDAKITEDLGNGKYKYELTNIRTEEFTDGTSNKPNGKIEAVYNAVDKQGNHKDVTANNIYEVEFSGPKQEDDPSKPTTNENGVYISVELKTAEGNDHIITEKELHDGKDGEKIVGELVVGKDIVVDMTNDKIAISVDGRKIGDAKITEDLGNGKYKYELTNIRTEEFTDGTSNKPNGKIEAVYNAVDKQGNHKDVTANNIYEVEFSGPKQEDDPSKPTTNENGVYISVELKTAEGNDHIITEKELHDGKDGEKIVGELVVGKDIVVDMTNDKIAISVDGRKIGDAKITEDLGNGKYKYELTNIRTEEFTDGTSNKPNGKIEAVYNAVDKQGNHKDVTANNIYEVEFSGPKQEDDPSKPTTNENGVYISVELKTAEGNDHIITEKELHDGKDGEKIVGELVVGKDIVVDMTNDKIAISVDGRKIGDAKITEDLGNGKYKYELTNIRTEEFTDGTSNKPNGKIEAVYNAVDKQGNHKDVTANNIYEVEFSGPKQEDDPSKPTTNENGVYISVELKTAEGNDHIITEKELHDGKDGEKIVGELVVGKDIVVDMTNDKIAISVDGRKIGDAKITEDLGNGKYKYELTNIRTEEFTDGTSNKPNGKIEAVYNAVDKQGNHKDVTANNIYEVEFSGPKQEDDPSKPTTNENGVYISVELKTAEGNDHIITEKELHDGKDGEKIVGELVVGKDIVVDMTNDKIAISVDGRKIGDAKITEDLGNGKYKYELTNIRTEEFTDGTSNKPNGKIEAVYNAVDKQGNHKDVTANNIYEVEFSGPKQEDDPSKPTTNENGVYISVELKTAEGNDHIITEKELHDGKDGEKIVGELVVGKDIVVDMTNDKIAISVDGRKIGDAKITEDLGNGKYKYELTNIRTEEFTDGTSNKPNGKIEAVYNAVDKQGNHKDVTANNIYEVEFSGPKQEDDPSKPTTNENGVYISVELKTAEGNDHIITEKELHDGKDGEKIVGELVVGKDIVVDMTNDKIAISVDGRKIGDAKITEDLGNGKYKYELTNIRTEEFTDGTSNKPNGKIEAVYNAVDKQGNHKDVTANNIYEVEFSGPKQEDDPSKPTTNENGVYISVELKTAEGNDHIITEKELHDGKDGEKIVGELVVGKDIVVDMTNDKIAISVDGRKIGDAKITEDLGNGKYKYELTNIRTEEFTDGTSNKPNGKIEAVYNAVDKQGNHKDVTANNIYEVEFSGPKQEDDPSKPTTNENGVYISVELKTAEGNDHIITEKELHDGKDGEKIVGELVVGKDIVVDMTNDKIAISVDGRKIGDAKITEDLGNGKYKYELTNIRTEEFTDGTSNKPNGKIEAVYNAVDKQGNHKDVTANNIYEVEFSGPKQEDDPSKPTTNENGVYISVELKTAEGNDHIITEKELHDGKDGEKIVGELVVGKDIVVDMTNDKIAISVDGRKIGDAKITEDLGNGKYKYELTNIRTEEFTDGTSNKPNGKIEAVYNAVDKQGNHKDVTANNIYEVEFSGPKQEDDPSKPTTNENGVYISVELKTAEGNDHIITEKELHDGKDGEKIVGELVVGKDIVVDMTNDKIAISVDGRKIGDAKITEDLGNGKYKYELTNIRTEEFTDGTSNKPNGKIEAVYNAVDKQGNHKDVTANNIYEVEFSGPKQEDDPSKPTTNENGVYISVELKTAEGNDHIITEKELHDGKDGEKIVGELVVGKDIVVDMTNDKIAISVDGRKIGDAKITEDLGNGKYKYELTNIRTEEFTDGTSNKPNGKIEAVYNAVDKQGNHKDVTANNIYEVEFSGPKQEDDPSKPTTNENGVYISVELKTAEGNDHIITEKELHDGKDGEKIVGELVVGKDIVVDMTNDKIAISVDGRKIGDAKITEDLGNGKYKYELTNIRTEEFTDGTSNKPNGKIEAVYNAVDKQGNHKDVTANNIYEVEFSGPKQEDDPSKPTTNENGVYISVELKTAEGNDHIITEKELHDGKDGEKIVGELVVGKDIVVDMTNDKIAISVDGRKIGDAKITEDLGNGKYKYELTNIRTEEFTDGTSNKPNGKIEAVYNAVDKQGNHKDVTANNIYEVEFDHISIDTKVSLNVSEEGLPGGIKDNKGTNDTTNSVEDNKSINVVSASKVTFEFAVTDGANSGLKSGGEKIIWKSVPAVGGDGKSISIIGVKETSGETVLTVKLNKETGATKVVLEKPVDHDPAGNGEDVVTASVAIKATNAHGAIAKSAVEINIQDDSPYVASDSTENVIVGFEQPRSNVTLVLDFSRSMFFKSQTQAVDANGKKLYEQKFENGKWVDDLDRPVLVEKTRLEIAHEGVMNLLNQYSLKGDENVKVSMVAFAGDAKELKSSSGQTWMSISEAKALIDKYFGGDYIKYDKKIWSKNANGEYITDHNYYKNSKIVLDDDGNFILKVRGQGEYNISASVNLPIDDIKGGTNYDAALAQAKDTFAKNGKITGADVENRLHFVSDGEPTMSDSRVGGALGSLENRASIVYDGRTWDYTADNKFVASGTSDYITSNATGTDFTRHYYSWASGKWVTSDITSRVIINHGIDDAEKAVWENWLINNKVIAESFALGNDAKLDKLDPIAYDGVERRDIDAKDFAELALPTKSFKGNIMDTLKEADTFGKTSIEFGADGAGAQAVAITLNTAGGVKTYTYTPGENGGEGSYTISGESMPHSGSNFTATLPTGSKITIDMVTGKYEYNPNADLAKADKEESVEIKYSVTDADGDSVSATTTINTNGIAGFDHIKYGTMNGDTLNGTSGNDAILGGRGNDYIDGKGGHDALLGGEGNDTIIYHNDAKILDGGDGSDTLVIKHNIDFSNISGLDGKVSNFERIDLGKGGTSDAIEMTIRAEDVLDITDNKNTILKIDGDAHDTVKGGNWKVTHDVAADSGYTAYEGITEKGQTIYIQINNEIKTDF; translated from the coding sequence ATGGCTACACAAGTTGGCGTAATAAAGCAAGTTTCTGGCACCGTTGTTGCAGTTGATGCTAACGGAAAAGAAAGAATTTTGACAGCAGGCGACGCTATCTTCTTTGGAGAAATAGTAAAAACAATTGGAAATAACTCCAATGCCGTGATTGCAATGGATGGCGGTAAAGATGTTAGTATTCTAGCTAATGATACTGTACTTATTGATCAAAATATATTAAATATTCAAAATCCAAATATCAATACCATAGCTGATGTAAATGATTTACAAAAAGCTATCTTGGCAGGCAAAGACCTAACACAGCTTGAAGAAACAGCTGCAGGTGGTGGTGATACTGGCAGCGGCGATGGTGTGAGTTTGGGTGAAGCAAGATTTGCTGAGGGAGGCCATGAGAGCAATATTTATGCTTACGGGAGAAATATAAATGATACCCATTACGCTTTTGCCACTCCTATAAATTCCGTGGGTGGTGCTAATTCTGATAATAGTAATATTAAAGATGTAATAGTATTAGACACGTTTGTTTCTCTTAGTGTAGAGCTAAAAACAGCTGAAGGTAACGACCACATCATCACTGAAAAAGAGCTTCATGATGGTAAAGATGGTGAGAAGATAGTAGGTGAGCTAGTAGTAGGTAAAGATATCGTAGTAGATATGACTAACGATAAGATAGCTATTAGTGTAGATGGCAGAAAGATTGGTGATGCTAAGATTACTGAGGATCTTGGTAATGGTAAATATAAGTATGAACTTACAAATATAAGAACTGAAGAATTTACTGATGGTACATCTAATAAACCAAATGGTAAGATAGAGGCTGTCTACAATGCAGTTGATAAACAAGGTAACCACAAAGATGTAACTGCTAATAATATATATGAGGTAGAATTTAGTGGTCCTAAACAAGAAGATGATCCATCTAAACCTACTACTAATGAAAACGGCGTATATATTAGTGTAGAGCTAAAAACAGCTGAAGGTAACGACCACATCATCACTGAAAAAGAGCTTCATGATGGTAAAGATGGTGAGAAGATAGTAGGTGAGCTAGTAGTAGGTAAAGATATCGTAGTAGATATGACTAACGATAAGATAGCTATTAGTGTAGATGGCAGAAAGATTGGTGATGCTAAGATTACTGAGGATCTTGGTAATGGTAAATATAAGTATGAACTTACAAATATAAGAACTGAAGAATTTACTGATGGTACATCTAATAAACCAAATGGTAAGATAGAGGCTGTCTACAATGCAGTTGATAAACAAGGTAACCACAAAGATGTAACTGCTAATAATATATATGAGGTAGAATTTAGTGGTCCTAAACAAGAAGATGATCCATCTAAACCTACTACTAATGAAAACGGCGTATATATTAGTGTAGAGCTAAAAACAGCTGAAGGTAACGACCACATCATCACTGAAAAAGAGCTTCATGATGGTAAAGATGGTGAGAAGATAGTAGGTGAGCTAGTAGTAGGTAAAGATATCGTAGTAGATATGACTAACGATAAGATAGCTATTAGTGTAGATGGCAGAAAGATTGGTGATGCTAAGATTACTGAGGATCTTGGTAATGGTAAATATAAGTATGAACTTACAAATATAAGAACTGAAGAATTTACTGATGGTACATCTAATAAACCAAATGGTAAGATAGAGGCTGTCTACAATGCAGTTGATAAACAAGGTAACCACAAAGATGTAACTGCTAATAATATATATGAGGTAGAATTTAGTGGTCCTAAACAAGAAGATGATCCATCTAAACCTACTACTAATGAAAACGGCGTATATATTAGTGTAGAGCTAAAAACAGCTGAAGGTAACGACCACATCATCACTGAAAAAGAGCTTCATGATGGTAAAGATGGTGAGAAGATAGTAGGTGAGCTAGTAGTAGGTAAAGATATCGTAGTAGATATGACTAACGATAAGATAGCTATTAGTGTAGATGGCAGAAAGATTGGTGATGCTAAGATTACTGAGGATCTTGGTAATGGTAAATATAAGTATGAACTTACAAATATAAGAACTGAAGAATTTACTGATGGTACATCTAATAAACCAAATGGTAAGATAGAGGCTGTCTACAATGCAGTTGATAAACAAGGTAACCACAAAGATGTAACTGCTAATAATATATATGAGGTAGAATTTAGTGGTCCTAAACAAGAAGATGATCCATCTAAACCTACTACTAATGAAAACGGCGTATATATTAGTGTAGAGCTAAAAACAGCTGAAGGTAACGACCACATCATCACTGAAAAAGAGCTTCATGATGGTAAAGATGGTGAGAAGATAGTAGGTGAGCTAGTAGTAGGTAAAGATATCGTAGTAGATATGACTAACGATAAGATAGCTATTAGTGTAGATGGCAGAAAGATTGGTGATGCTAAGATTACTGAGGATCTTGGTAATGGTAAATATAAGTATGAACTTACAAATATAAGAACTGAAGAATTTACTGATGGTACATCTAATAAACCAAATGGTAAGATAGAGGCTGTCTACAATGCAGTTGATAAACAAGGTAACCACAAAGATGTAACTGCTAATAATATATATGAGGTAGAATTTAGTGGTCCTAAACAAGAAGATGATCCATCTAAACCTACTACTAATGAAAACGGCGTATATATTAGTGTAGAGCTAAAAACAGCTGAAGGTAACGACCACATCATCACTGAAAAAGAGCTTCATGATGGTAAAGATGGTGAGAAGATAGTAGGTGAGCTAGTAGTAGGTAAAGATATCGTAGTAGATATGACTAACGATAAGATAGCTATTAGTGTAGATGGCAGAAAGATTGGTGATGCTAAGATTACTGAGGATCTTGGTAATGGTAAATATAAGTATGAACTTACAAATATAAGAACTGAAGAATTTACTGATGGTACATCTAATAAACCAAATGGTAAGATAGAGGCTGTCTACAATGCAGTTGATAAACAAGGTAACCACAAAGATGTAACTGCTAATAATATATATGAGGTAGAATTTAGTGGTCCTAAACAAGAAGATGATCCATCTAAACCTACTACTAATGAAAACGGCGTATATATTAGTGTAGAGCTAAAAACAGCTGAAGGTAACGACCACATCATCACTGAAAAAGAGCTTCATGATGGTAAAGATGGTGAGAAGATAGTAGGTGAGCTAGTAGTAGGTAAAGATATCGTAGTAGATATGACTAACGATAAGATAGCTATTAGTGTAGATGGCAGAAAGATTGGTGATGCTAAGATTACTGAGGATCTTGGTAATGGTAAATATAAGTATGAACTTACAAATATAAGAACTGAAGAATTTACTGATGGTACATCTAATAAACCAAATGGTAAGATAGAGGCTGTCTACAATGCAGTTGATAAACAAGGTAACCACAAAGATGTAACTGCTAATAATATATATGAGGTAGAATTTAGTGGTCCTAAACAAGAAGATGATCCATCTAAACCTACTACTAATGAAAACGGCGTATATATTAGTGTAGAGCTAAAAACAGCTGAAGGTAACGACCACATCATCACTGAAAAAGAGCTTCATGATGGTAAAGATGGTGAGAAGATAGTAGGTGAGCTAGTAGTAGGTAAAGATATCGTAGTAGATATGACTAACGATAAGATAGCTATTAGTGTAGATGGCAGAAAGATTGGTGATGCTAAGATTACTGAGGATCTTGGTAATGGTAAATATAAGTATGAACTTACAAATATAAGAACTGAAGAATTTACTGATGGTACATCTAATAAACCAAATGGTAAGATAGAGGCTGTCTACAATGCAGTTGATAAACAAGGTAACCACAAAGATGTAACTGCTAATAATATATATGAGGTAGAATTTAGTGGTCCTAAACAAGAAGATGATCCATCTAAACCTACTACTAATGAAAACGGCGTATATATTAGTGTAGAGCTAAAAACAGCTGAAGGTAACGACCACATCATCACTGAAAAAGAGCTTCATGATGGTAAAGATGGTGAGAAGATAGTAGGTGAGCTAGTAGTAGGTAAAGATATCGTAGTAGATATGACTAACGATAAGATAGCTATTAGTGTAGATGGCAGAAAGATTGGTGATGCTAAGATTACTGAGGATCTTGGTAATGGTAAATATAAGTATGAACTTACAAATATAAGAACTGAAGAATTTACTGATGGTACATCTAATAAACCAAATGGTAAGATAGAGGCTGTCTACAATGCAGTTGATAAACAAGGTAACCACAAAGATGTAACTGCTAATAATATATATGAGGTAGAATTTAGTGGTCCTAAACAAGAAGATGATCCATCTAAACCTACTACTAATGAAAACGGCGTATATATTAGTGTAGAGCTAAAAACAGCTGAAGGTAACGACCACATCATCACTGAAAAAGAGCTTCATGATGGTAAAGATGGTGAGAAGATAGTAGGTGAGCTAGTAGTAGGTAAAGATATCGTAGTAGATATGACTAACGATAAGATAGCTATTAGTGTAGATGGCAGAAAGATTGGTGATGCTAAGATTACTGAGGATCTTGGTAATGGTAAATATAAGTATGAACTTACAAATATAAGAACTGAAGAATTTACTGATGGTACATCTAATAAACCAAATGGTAAGATAGAGGCTGTCTACAATGCAGTTGATAAACAAGGTAACCACAAAGATGTAACTGCTAATAATATATATGAGGTAGAATTTAGTGGTCCTAAACAAGAAGATGATCCATCTAAACCTACTACTAATGAAAACGGCGTATATATTAGTGTAGAGCTAAAAACAGCTGAAGGTAACGACCACATCATCACTGAAAAAGAGCTTCATGATGGTAAAGATGGTGAGAAGATAGTAGGTGAGCTAGTAGTAGGTAAAGATATCGTAGTAGATATGACTAACGATAAGATAGCTATTAGTGTAGATGGCAGAAAGATTGGTGATGCTAAGATTACTGAGGATCTTGGTAATGGTAAATATAAGTATGAACTTACAAATATAAGAACTGAAGAATTTACTGATGGTACATCTAATAAACCAAATGGTAAGATAGAGGCTGTCTACAATGCAGTTGATAAACAAGGTAACCACAAAGATGTAACTGCTAATAATATATATGAGGTAGAATTTAGTGGTCCTAAACAAGAAGATGATCCATCTAAACCTACTACTAATGAAAACGGCGTATATATTAGTGTAGAGCTAAAAACAGCTGAAGGTAACGACCACATCATCACTGAAAAAGAGCTTCATGATGGTAAAGATGGTGAGAAGATAGTAGGTGAGCTAGTAGTAGGTAAAGATATCGTAGTAGATATGACTAACGATAAGATAGCTATTAGTGTAGATGGCAGAAAGATTGGTGATGCTAAGATTACTGAGGATCTTGGTAATGGTAAATATAAGTATGAACTTACAAATATAAGAACTGAAGAATTTACTGATGGTACATCTAATAAACCAAATGGTAAGATAGAGGCTGTCTACAATGCAGTTGATAAACAAGGTAACCACAAAGATGTAACTGCTAATAATATATATGAGGTAGAATTTAGTGGTCCTAAACAAGAAGATGATCCATCTAAACCTACTACTAATGAAAACGGCGTATATATTAGTGTAGAGCTAAAAACAGCTGAAGGTAACGACCACATCATCACTGAAAAAGAGCTTCATGATGGTAAAGATGGTGAGAAGATAGTAGGTGAGCTAGTAGTAGGTAAAGATATCGTAGTAGATATGACTAACGATAAGATAGCTATTAGTGTAGATGGCAGAAAGATTGGTGATGCTAAGATTACTGAGGATCTTGGTAATGGTAAATATAAGTATGAACTTACAAATATAAGAACTGAAGAATTTACTGATGGTACATCTAATAAACCAAATGGTAAGATAGAGGCTGTCTACAATGCAGTTGATAAACAAGGTAACCACAAAGATGTAACTGCTAATAATATATATGAGGTAGAATTTAGTGGTCCTAAACAAGAAGATGATCCATCTAAACCTACTACTAATGAAAACGGCGTATATATTAGTGTAGAGCTAAAAACAGCTGAAGGTAACGACCACATCATCACTGAAAAAGAGCTTCATGATGGTAAAGATGGTGAGAAGATAGTAGGTGAGCTAGTAGTAGGTAAAGATATCGTAGTAGATATGACTAACGATAAGATAGCTATTAGTGTAGATGGCAGAAAGATTGGTGATGCTAAGATTACTGAGGATCTTGGTAATGGTAAATATAAGTATGAACTTACAAATATAAGAACTGAAGAATTTACTGATGGTACATCTAATAAACCAAATGGTAAGATAGAGGCTGTCTACAATGCAGTTGATAAACAAGGTAACCACAAAGATGTAACTGCTAATAATATATATGAGGTAGAATTTAGTGGTCCTAAACAAGAAGATGATCCATCTAAACCTACTACTAATGAAAACGGCGTATATATTAGTGTAGAGCTAAAAACAGCTGAAGGTAACGACCACATCATCACTGAAAAAGAGCTTCATGATGGTAAAGATGGTGAGAAGATAGTAGGTGAGCTAGTAGTAGGTAAAGATATCGTAGTAGATATGACTAACGATAAGATAGCTATTAGTGTAGATGGCAGAAAGATTGGTGATGCTAAGATTACTGAGGATCTTGGTAATGGTAAATATAAGTATGAACTTACAAATATAAGAACTGAAGAATTTACTGATGGTACATCTAATAAACCAAATGGTAAGATAGAGGCTGTCTACAATGCAGTTGATAAACAAGGTAACCACAAAGATGTAACTGCTAATAATATATATGAGGTAGAATTTAGTGGTCCTAAACAAGAAGATGATCCATCTAAACCTACTACTAATGAAAACGGCGTATATATTAGTGTAGAGCTAAAAACAGCTGAAGGTAACGACCACATCATCACTGAAAAAGAGCTTCATGATGGTAAAGATGGTGAGAAGATAGTAGGTGAGCTAGTAGTAGGTAAAGATATCGTAGTAGATATGACTAACGATAAGATAGCTATTAGTGTAGATGGCAGAAAGATTGGTGATGCTAAGATTACTGAGGATCTTGGTAATGGTAAATATAAGTATGAACTTACAAATATAAGAACTGAAGAATTTACTGATGGTACATCTAATAAACCAAATGGTAAGATAGAGGCTGTCTACAATGCAGTTGATAAACAAGGTAACCACAAAGATGTAACTGCTAATAATATATATGAGGTAGAATTTAGTGGTCCTAAACAAGAAGATGATCCATCTAAACCTACTACTAATGAAAACGGCGTATATATTAGTGTAGAGCTAAAAACAGCTGAAGGTAACGACCACATCATCACTGAAAAAGAGCTTCATGATGGTAAAGATGGTGAGAAGATAGTAGGTGAGCTAGTAGTAGGTAAAGATATCGTAGTAGATATGACTAACGATAAGATAGCTATTAGTGTAGATGGCAGAAAGATTGGTGATGCTAAGATTACTGAGGATCTTGGTAATGGTAAATATAAGTATGAACTTACAAATATAAGAACTGAAGAATTTACTGATGGTACATCTAATAAACCAAATGGTAAGATAGAGGCTGTCTACAATGCAGTTGATAAACAAGGTAACCACAAAGATGTAACTGCTAATAATATATATGAGGTAGAATTTAGTGGTCCTAAACAAGAAGATGATCCATCTAAACCTACTACTAATGAAAACGGCGTATATATTAGTGTAGAGCTAAAAACAGCTGAAGGTAACGACCACATCATCACTGAAAAAGAGCTTCATGATGGTAAAGATGGTGAGAAGATAGTAGGTGAGCTAGTAGTAGGTAAAGATATCGTAGTAGATATGACTAACGATAAGATAGCTATTAGTGTAGATGGCAGAAAGATTGGTGATGCTAAGATTACTGAGGATCTTGGTAATGGTAAATATAAGTATGAACTTACAAATATAAGAACTGAAGAATTTACTGATGGTACATCTAATAAACCAAATGGTAAGATAGAGGCTGTCTACAATGCAGTTGATAAACAAGGTAACCACAAAGATGTAACTGCTAATAATATATATGAGGTAGAATTTGATCATATAAGCATAGATACAAAAGTAAGTTTAAATGTATCTGAGGAGGGTCTGCCTGGTGGTATAAAAGATAACAAAGGAACAAATGACACTACAAATTCTGTAGAAGATAATAAATCAATAAATGTAGTTAGTGCATCAAAAGTAACGTTTGAATTTGCTGTCACTGATGGTGCAAACAGTGGTCTAAAATCAGGTGGAGAGAAGATAATTTGGAAGAGCGTTCCTGCTGTTGGTGGAGATGGAAAGAGTATTTCTATAATCGGCGTTAAAGAGACTAGTGGTGAAACAGTGCTCACGGTTAAGCTAAATAAAGAGACTGGTGCCACTAAAGTTGTTTTAGAAAAACCAGTAGATCACGATCCTGCTGGTAATGGCGAAGACGTAGTAACCGCTAGTGTAGCCATAAAAGCGACAAATGCTCATGGTGCAATAGCTAAGTCTGCTGTGGAGATAAATATCCAAGATGATTCACCTTACGTTGCTAGCGATAGTACTGAAAATGTTATTGTTGGTTTTGAGCAACCTAGAAGCAACGTCACGCTTGTCCTTGACTTCTCACGTAGTATGTTCTTTAAGAGCCAGACTCAAGCAGTTGATGCAAATGGTAAAAAATTATACGAGCAAAAATTTGAAAATGGCAAGTGGGTTGACGATCTGGATAGACCAGTATTGGTAGAAAAAACTCGTTTAGAGATAGCTCATGAAGGTGTGATGAACTTACTTAATCAGTACTCATTAAAAGGTGATGAAAATGTTAAAGTTAGCATGGTTGCATTTGCAGGTGATGCTAAAGAGCTTAAGTCTTCTAGTGGACAGACATGGATGAGTATCTCTGAAGCCAAGGCACTTATTGACAAATATTTTGGTGGTGACTATATAAAGTATGATAAAAAAATATGGTCTAAAAATGCTAATGGCGAGTATATAACTGACCATAATTACTATAAAAATAGTAAGATTGTGTTGGATGATGATGGCAACTTTATACTAAAAGTTAGGGGTCAGGGAGAGTATAACATTTCAGCCTCTGTTAACTTGCCTATAGATGATATAAAAGGTGGTACAAACTATGATGCAGCTTTAGCGCAAGCAAAAGATACTTTCGCTAAAAATGGCAAAATAACTGGTGCAGACGTAGAAAACAGATTGCATTTTGTCTCTGATGGTGAACCAACCATGTCTGACTCAAGAGTGGGTGGTGCTCTTGGAAGTCTTGAAAATAGGGCTAGTATTGTATATGATGGTAGGACTTGGGATTATACAGCAGATAATAAATTTGTAGCTAGTGGCACAAGCGACTATATAACATCAAATGCAACAGGTACTGATTTCACTAGGCATTATTATAGTTGGGCTAGTGGTAAATGGGTTACTAGCGACATCACTAGCAGGGTTATAATTAATCACGGTATAGATGATGCTGAGAAAGCAGTATGGGAAAACTGGCTGATCAACAATAAAGTCATAGCTGAATCATTTGCTTTAGGCAATGATGCAAAATTAGATAAACTAGATCCTATCGCATATGACGGTGTAGAGAGAAGGGATATAGATGCCAAAGACTTTGCTGAGCTAGCTCTTCCTACTAAGAGTTTCAAAGGCAATATCATGGATACTTTAAAAGAAGCAGATACTTTTGGTAAGACGTCTATAGAATTCGGAGCAGATGGTGCGGGTGCTCAAGCAGTGGCCATCACGCTAAATACTGCAGGAGGAGTAAAGACATATACTTATACACCAGGAGAAAATGGAGGCGAAGGTAGTTATACTATAAGTGGCGAGTCTATGCCACATAGCGGCTCAAATTTTACAGCTACGCTACCAACAGGTAGTAAGATTACTATTGATATGGTAACTGGCAAATATGAGTATAATCCAAATGCAGATCTAGCCAAAGCAGACAAAGAAGAGAGTGTGGAGATAAAATACTCTGTTACTGATGCAGATGGCGATAGTGTAAGTGCTACGACCACTATTAATACGAATGGCATCGCAGGATTTGATCACATTAAGTATGGTACAATGAATGGTGACACGCTAAATGGCACATCTGGTAATGACGCTATACTGGGTGGTAGGGGTAATGACTACATAGATGGTAAAGGCGGACATGATGCATTGCTTGGTGGTGAAGGCAATGATACCATCATTTATCATAATGATGCGAAAATTTTAGATGGTGGAGATGGATCTGATACGCTTGTCATCAAGCACAATATCGACTTTAGTAATATAAGTGGCTTAGATGGTAAGGTGAGCAACTTTGAAAGGATTGACCTAGGTAAAGGTGGTACTTCTGATGCGATAGAGATGACAATTAGAGCCGAAGATGTGCTAGATATCACTGATAATAAAAATACTATTTTGAAAATAGATGGTGATGCGCATGATACTGTTAAAGGTGGCAACTGGAAGGTTACACATGACGTAGCGGCAGATAGCGGTTATACAGCGTATGAAGGCATAACTGAAAAAGGTCAAACAATATATATCCAGATAAATAATGAAATCAAAACTGATTTCTAA
- a CDS encoding helix-hairpin-helix domain-containing protein, producing the protein MSDFKKIPYVGEATQADLLALGYKDIASLKSADPEEMFERTKALGRGSDRCIFYVYRMVCYYANTPHPDKAKLKWWLWKD; encoded by the coding sequence TTGAGCGATTTTAAGAAAATCCCATATGTCGGCGAGGCGACGCAGGCGGATCTGCTAGCACTTGGCTACAAGGATATCGCTTCGCTAAAGAGTGCGGACCCTGAGGAGATGTTTGAACGTACAAAGGCGCTTGGACGCGGTAGCGACAGGTGCATTTTCTACGTTTACCGCATGGTTTGTTATTACGCAAATACTCCGCACCCAGACAAGGCCAAGCTAAAATGGTGGCTTTGGAAGGATTAA